A single genomic interval of Pan paniscus chromosome 18, NHGRI_mPanPan1-v2.0_pri, whole genome shotgun sequence harbors:
- the TMEM170A gene encoding transmembrane protein 170A isoform X8, with amino-acid sequence MWYGVFLWALVSSLFFHVPAGLLALFTLRHHKYGAAIAGVYRAAGKEMIPFEALTLGTGQTFCVVVVSFLRILATL; translated from the exons ATGTGGTATGGTGTATTCCTGTGGGCACTggtgtcttctctcttctttcatgtCCCTGCTGGATTACTGGCCCTCTTCACCCTCAGACATCACAAATATG GTGCAGCTATTGCTGGAGTTTACCGAGCAGCAGGGAAGGAAATGATACCATTTGAGGCCCTCACATTGGGCACTGGACAGACATTTTGCGTCGTGGTGGTCTCCTTTTTACGGATTTTAGCTACTCTATAG
- the TMEM170A gene encoding transmembrane protein 170A isoform X6: MWYGVFLWALVSSLFFHVPAGLLALFTLRHHKYGRFMSVSILLMGIVGPITAGILTSAAIAGVYRAAGKEMIPFEALTLGTGQTFCVVVVSFLRILATL; this comes from the exons ATGTGGTATGGTGTATTCCTGTGGGCACTggtgtcttctctcttctttcatgtCCCTGCTGGATTACTGGCCCTCTTCACCCTCAGACATCACAAATATGGTAGGTTCATGTCTGTAAGCATCCTGTTGATGGGCATCGTGGGACCAATTACTGCTGGAATCTTGACAA GTGCAGCTATTGCTGGAGTTTACCGAGCAGCAGGGAAGGAAATGATACCATTTGAGGCCCTCACATTGGGCACTGGACAGACATTTTGCGTCGTGGTGGTCTCCTTTTTACGGATTTTAGCTACTCTATAG
- the TMEM170A gene encoding transmembrane protein 170A isoform X7 — protein sequence MQRAAAEMWYGVFLWALVSSLFFHVPAGLLALFTLRHHKYGAAIAGVYRAAGKEMIPFEALTLGTGQTFCVVVVSFLRILATL from the exons AGATGTGGTATGGTGTATTCCTGTGGGCACTggtgtcttctctcttctttcatgtCCCTGCTGGATTACTGGCCCTCTTCACCCTCAGACATCACAAATATG GTGCAGCTATTGCTGGAGTTTACCGAGCAGCAGGGAAGGAAATGATACCATTTGAGGCCCTCACATTGGGCACTGGACAGACATTTTGCGTCGTGGTGGTCTCCTTTTTACGGATTTTAGCTACTCTATAG
- the TMEM170A gene encoding transmembrane protein 170A isoform X5, whose product MQRAAAEMWYGVFLWALVSSLFFHVPAGLLALFTLRHHKYGRFMSVSILLMGIVGPITAGILTSAAIAGVYRAAGKEMIPFEALTLGTGQTFCVVVVSFLRILATL is encoded by the exons AGATGTGGTATGGTGTATTCCTGTGGGCACTggtgtcttctctcttctttcatgtCCCTGCTGGATTACTGGCCCTCTTCACCCTCAGACATCACAAATATGGTAGGTTCATGTCTGTAAGCATCCTGTTGATGGGCATCGTGGGACCAATTACTGCTGGAATCTTGACAA GTGCAGCTATTGCTGGAGTTTACCGAGCAGCAGGGAAGGAAATGATACCATTTGAGGCCCTCACATTGGGCACTGGACAGACATTTTGCGTCGTGGTGGTCTCCTTTTTACGGATTTTAGCTACTCTATAG